In a single window of the Raphanus sativus cultivar WK10039 chromosome 9, ASM80110v3, whole genome shotgun sequence genome:
- the LOC108824171 gene encoding uncharacterized protein LOC108824171 gives MEESSKRPDPIHKPPESSPATKFSFPRLLLWFDQSSRLKTLISWSLFFLLAVIVPMISHFVLICTDCDYKLHRPYDALVQLSLSIFAGISFVSLSHWSKRYGIRKFLFLHKLKDVSDKVRIGYEAEIQRSMKPLAIFVLPSLTLQAIYRIWWYVTGSNQIPYFINPTLSHVLACTLQLSSWLYRTSLFIIACLVYQVVCHLQILRLEEFARCFASEITDFSATLAEHLKIHRELKIVSHRFRRFIVLSLFFVTATQFMALLTTIRASVPFHIYEVGELALCSISLVSGLFICLKSATQMTHKAQSVTSIATKWNVCASLDTFDDLDNGETPKYPTSRQHFQILSRRRDVSRSSDDDEDGDSDLDNTTIHPIYARAISFQKRQALVTYLENNKAGITVYGFLVDKTWLRMIFSIELALLLWLLKKTIVNIT, from the exons ATGGAAGAATCATCGAAACGACCCGACCCGATCCACAAACCGCCGGAATCATCGCCGGCAACCAAATTCTCCTTCCCGAGACTCCTTCTCTGGTTCGATCAGTCGAGCCGCCTTAAAACTCTGATCTCGTGGtccctcttcttcctcctcgccGTCATCGTCCCGATGATCTCACACTTCGTGCTCATCTGCACCGATTGCGATTACAAACTCCACCGTCCCTACGACGCATTGGTCCAGCTCTCTCTATCGATCTTCGCCGGAATCTCGTTCGTCAGCCTCTCCCATTGGTCCAAGAGATACGGTATCCGCAAGTTCTTGTTCCTCCATAAACTCAAAGACGTCAGCGATAAAGTTAGGATCGGGTATGAAGCAGAAATCCAG AGATCAATGAAGCCACTGGCTATCTTCGTCCTCCCATCGCTTACACTTCAAGCGATCTATCGCATCTGGTGGTATGTTACTGGCTCCAACCAGATACCTTACTTTATCAACCCAACGTTGAGCCACGTCTTAGCATGCACACTCCAGCTCTCTTCTTGGCTATACCGTACATCACTCTTCATCATCGCTTGTCTCGTCTACCAAGTCGTCTGCCACCTCCAGATCCTTCGTCTAGAGGAGTTCGCTCGCTGCTTCGCCTCTGAGATCACTGACTTTAGCGCCACGCTCGCTGAACATTTGAAGATCCATCGTGAACTGAAGATTGTTAGCCACCGTTTCAGGCGGTTCATAGTACTGTCTTTGTTTTTTGTCACTGCCACTCAGTTCATGGCGTTGCTTACCACCATAAGAGCTAGTGTTCCCTTTCATATCTACGAAGTTGGCGAGCTCGCG TTATGTTCCATAAGTTTAGTGTCAGGGCTTTTCATATGCTTGAAAAGCGCAACGCAGATGACTCACAAAGCTCAATCTGTAACCAGCATAGCCACTAAATGGAACGTCTGCGCTAGTCTAGACACGTTTGATGATCTTGACAATGGAGAAACTCCTAAATATCCAACATCCAGACAGCATTTCCAGATTTTGTCACGTCGTCGTGATGTTAGTCGATCGTCTGATGATGACGAAGATGGAGATAGTGATCTTGACAATACCACTATACATCCAATCTATGCGCGAGCCATTTCTTTCCAGAAACGTCAAGCTCTAG TGACATATCTAGAGAACAACAAAGCGGGAATCACTGTTTACGGATTCTTGGTGGATAAAACATGGCTTCGTATGATCTTTAGCATTGAGCTCGCTCTTCTTCTATGGCTTCTCAAAAAGACAATCG TGAACATAACATGA